The genomic segment GCGAATACACTCGAACCGGTTGCAAAGGAAATCACCATAGTTCACCGGAGAAACCAGTTTCGTGCGCATGAAACCAGTGTAAAGCAGCTGAAACAGTCTTCTGTTCAAATTGTGACTCCTTTTACTGCAAAGTCACTGGTTGGCAACGAGCATGCCATTGAAAAGCTGGTTGTTCAGGAAGTCAGAGGGGATCGTGAACTCGAATTGCCTCTGGATGACTTGATTGTCAATTATGGTTTTATTTCTAATATTGGCCCCATTAAAAACTGGGGAATGGAGTTGGAAAAGAATTCGATTGTGGTCAATACGAAGATGGAGACAAGCATTCCCGGTGTTTATGCTGCAGGTGATATCAGCTCTTATCCTGGAAAAATTAAATTAATTGCAACGGGATTTGGTGAAGCGCCAACAGCAGTAAATAATGCGAAACACTTCATTGACCCGGATGCCCGAACTCAGCCAATGCACAGTTCGAGTTCCGGAGAACTGTTTTCAAAATAACCGGTCATTGATTTTTGACCCGATATGGCCCGACATTTGTTAACAAAAAATGATGCCGGGCCATTTTTATTGAGAATATACATCATGCCGGGGGCTGGCATTGCTCTAATCATGGCACTTAAACATGAGCGGGGGTGATATGCCCTTGCTATCGGTCATCGGCTTATTTGAATGAGAAGGAGACTCACTAATGTGTAACCGGGAACAATTATATTCACAGACATGGGACAATGCGCTGCTGACCGTTGTTCATCTCATCGAACAAGAGAAAGTGGCTTATACTCTGATTGGTGAAAGTGCACTGGTTGTTCAGGGGATCTGTCCCGATCCGCCCTGTGGTAAGATTGAAGTTTCAGTACAGTGGGATGCTTTTGCAAGAATTCGTGAAGTTTTTACGGCTTATATGCCTGAAGCGACGGTAAAGCGAAAAAGAACAGCTTCTTTTACGTTCACAATCGACGCTGTTCAAATAGAGATCATCTGTCATTTTGGTACTGTGATCCGTACTGATCCTGACCGTATATGCGTATTACTGGGGGATCAGAAGATTTTTGTGAAATCACCGGATGTCTATCTTCGCAGGTTCAGCCCGGCACATCGTTTTTACAAGGCAACAAAAAAATATTTATGTAAACTTCAAAATTCTGATTCGGGATTAAATCGTCAGGCGTGGAACGAGGAAGCCTACCAGGCATGGATAGGCCGTTTTGGAACACCGGAAGAAGCAGCTGCCAGGATTCGCAGGGATCCGGAAGGACGTCTGCTGCGTCTTATCCCATATTTTGATGCAAAAAGGATCAAAGGTAAAAAGGTGATGAACCTGCTGGGTTCGCATGGAGAAAAGGCGCTGGCACTGACGCTTCTTGGAGCTGAAGTGACTGTGGCAGACATTTCTCAGGAAAACGCCACATATGCCAGACGGACTGCTGAAGCACTCGGCGTTACCATTCAGTATGTGGTTTCTGATGTATTACGTCTTCCGGAACAAATCAGACGTCCTGTATACGACATCGTACTTATGGAATTTGGGGTTCTTCATTATTTTGTTGATCTTGCCCCGCTTGCACAGCTCGTTTATGACCTGCTAAAGCCGGGAGGACGTCTGATTCTGCAGGAGTTCCATCCGATATCAACAAAACTT from the Sporolactobacillus sp. Y61 genome contains:
- a CDS encoding class I SAM-dependent methyltransferase — protein: MCNREQLYSQTWDNALLTVVHLIEQEKVAYTLIGESALVVQGICPDPPCGKIEVSVQWDAFARIREVFTAYMPEATVKRKRTASFTFTIDAVQIEIICHFGTVIRTDPDRICVLLGDQKIFVKSPDVYLRRFSPAHRFYKATKKYLCKLQNSDSGLNRQAWNEEAYQAWIGRFGTPEEAAARIRRDPEGRLLRLIPYFDAKRIKGKKVMNLLGSHGEKALALTLLGAEVTVADISQENATYARRTAEALGVTIQYVVSDVLRLPEQIRRPVYDIVLMEFGVLHYFVDLAPLAQLVYDLLKPGGRLILQEFHPISTKLVTTRGKRQIVFGNYFDKSFREREVAYGKHLPSDDQVTLRNKVTLREWTLGETVTAFASTGLRVERLDEAPNTKISDIGLPKTFTLLCSKNVE